Proteins from one Astatotilapia calliptera chromosome 8, fAstCal1.2, whole genome shotgun sequence genomic window:
- the calcoco2 gene encoding calcium-binding and coiled-coil domain-containing protein 2, whose protein sequence is MESNTATEVADHLARTFSQVVFIDIPQSYPPSTHVTCSYTLTAAFQPNPRDWVGIFKVGWTTTKDYHTFVWVEPCIDVVGEQTVTRQAFFKDYYLPKDEIEFYQFCYVDSTGQVRGASTPFCFRSPAEQSLEISPDDDLLVITTQDQVEQSLREKAEMQKELDQIRAENETLKSALLREQQQAAGLKGQNEQKEKENAELATELDQTKQQIKNLRSSLQQQLKENDSLKEEMVIQMTKQMEIQQDSVTERRERSSSRTSEEKYDRAVQKINQLKDEREKLKEAIEAQSEEISKLNTKVREGERELFKAKDGIQLIEVDLQSSRKEKERLAAELQRLQSLTYNVDKMQRENQDLQRRLSVQETQQSPSDDLKFQCQTLTRQLQETQAKLAAEKEETRNAKRRNEYLEVEMQQIRDQLESVCKALDGEKRKSSKFELQILEVNEVLADKNIAIDERESTINRKDNQLTLLTQEKEELARENQTLKETIQDLRRLYTEPPTTPAEPLYLQPDDDAPPASTHVYETIGPEDEESLVCRHCRESFPGITQDELDQHEQCHRVCPFCTMICDDMDQATFEDHVYSH, encoded by the exons ATGGAGAGCAACACTGCTACAGAGGTAGCAGACCACTTGGCGCGCACCTTCTCCCAGGTGGTGTTCATCGACATCCCTCAGTCATACCCACCGTCCACCCACGTCACCTGCAGCTACACCCTCACTGCGGCCTTCCAGCCCAACCCTAGGGACTGGGTGGGCATCTTTAAG GTGGGGTGGACCACAACAAAGGATTATCATACCTTTGTGTGGGTGGAACCATGTATAGATGTAGTTGGGGAACAGACAGTGACAAGGCAAGCTTTCTTTAAGG ATTACTACCTGCCCAAAGATGAGATCGAGTTCTACCAGTTCTGCTACGTCGACAGCACCGGTCAGGTACGAGGAGCCAGCACTCCTTTCTGTTTCAGAAGCCCTGCGGAGCAAAGCCTGGAGATCAGCCCAGACGACGACCTGCTGGTTATCACAACACAG gaCCAAGTTGAGCAGAGCTTacgtgaaaaagctgaaatgcaGAAAGAGCTGGATCAGATAAGAGCTGAAAATGAAACCTTGAAGAGTGCTCTGCTGAGGGAGCAGCAGCAAGCTGCCGGCTTAAAG GGGCAGAATgagcaaaaagagaaagaaaacgcCGAACTGGCCACTGAACTGGATCAAACCAAGCAACAGATTAAAAACCTGAGAAGCtctttgcagcagcagctgaaagaaaatgacAGCTTGAAG GAGGAGATGGTGATCCAGATGACGAAGCAGATGGAGATACAGCAGGACAGCGTCACTGAGAGGAGGGAGCGGAGTTCATCGAGAACGAGCGAG GAGAAATACGATCGAGCTGTGCAGAAGATCAACCAGCTGAAAGACGAGCGTGAGAAGCTGAAGGAGGCGATTGAGGCCCAGAGTGAGGAGATCTCCAA GCTGAATACAAAGGTCAGAGAAGGTGAACGGGAGCTGTTTAAAGCAAAGGACGGCATCCAGCTCATCGAG GTGGACCTTCAGAGCagcaggaaagagaaagagaggctcGCTGCAGAGCTGCAAAGACTGCAGAGCCTCACCTACAACGTGGACAAAATGCAGAGAGAGAACCAGGACTTACAGAGGAGGCTTTCAGTGCAGGAGACTCAGCAGAGCCCTTCGGATGACCTAAAG TTTCAGTGTCAGACTCTTACCAGACAGCTACAGGAGACTCAGGCCAAGCTGGCAGCTGAAAAGGAGGAGACCAGAAATGCCAAGAGACGTAATGAGTATTTGGAGGTGGAGATGCAACAAATCCGGGATCAGCTGGAGAGCGTGTGCAAAGCATTGGATGGCGAAAAACGGAAGAGCAGCAAATTTGAG cTGCAAATCCTTGAAGTTAATGAAGTGTTGGCAGATAAGAACATCGCCATAGATGAAAGGGAGTCGACCATAAATCGGAAAGACAATCAGCTCACACTCCTGacacaagagaaggaggagctTGCTCGAGAAAACCAG ACTCTCAAAGAAACTATTCAGGACCTGCGCAGACTTTACACAGAACCCCCTACGACTCCCGCAGAACCTTTGTACTTGCAGCCAGATGACGACGCACCACCTGCTTCAACCCACGTTTATGAAACCATAG GACCAGAGGACGAGGAG TCGCTGGTGTGTCGTCACTGCCGCGAGAGCTTCCCCGGCATCACCCAGGACGAACTGGATCAGCACGAGCAGTGTCACCGCGTCTGCCCCTTCTGCACGATGATCTGTGACGACATGGACCAGGCCACGTTTGAAGATCACGTCTACAGCCATTAG